In Mustela lutreola isolate mMusLut2 chromosome 1, mMusLut2.pri, whole genome shotgun sequence, one genomic interval encodes:
- the NFRKB gene encoding nuclear factor related to kappa-B-binding protein isoform X1 gives MDSLDHMLTDPLELGPCGDGHGTRIMEDCLLGGTRVSLPEDLLEDPEIFFDVVSLSTWQEVLSDSQREHLQQFLPRFPEDSFEQQNQLILALFSGENFRFGNPLHIAQKLFRDGHFNPEVVKYRQLCFKSQYKRYLTCQQQYFHRLLKQILASRSDLLEMARRSGPALPFRQKRPSPSRTPEEREWRTQQRYLKVLREVKEECGDTDLSSDEEATLDLQEKFSFEDLSSWLPSSPARSPSPAVPLRVVPTLSTTDMRTADKIELGDSDLKIMLKKHHEKRKHQPDHPDLLTGDLTLNDIMTRVNAGRKGSLAALYDLAVLKKKVKEKEEKKKKKIKLIKSEAEDLAEPLSSADGIPPLSQAPSPLAIPAIKEEPLEDLKPCLGINEISSSFFSLLLEILLLEGQASLPMLEERVLDWQSSPASSLNSWFSAAPNWAELVLPALQYLAGESRAVPSSFSPFVEFKEKTQQWKLLGQAQDNEKELAALFQLWLETKDQAFCKQENEDSSDATTPVPRVRTDYVVRPSTGEEKRVFQEQERYRYSQPHKAFTFRMHGFESVVGPVKGVFDKETSLNKAREHSLLRSDRPAYVTILSLVRDAAARLPNGEGTRAEICELLKDSQFLAPDVTSTQVNTVVSGALDRLHYEKDPCVKYDIGRKLWIYLHRDRSEEEFERIHQAQAAAAKARKALQQKPKPPSKVKSGSKESSLKVLSSGPSEQSQMSLSDSSMPPTPVTPVTPTTPALPATPISPPPVSSVNKSGPTTVSEPAKSSSGVLLVSSPTMPQLGTMLSPAASQTPPSSQAPARVVSHSGPAGLPQVRVVAQPGLPTVPQQSTGQTQTLPQMPAGPQIRAPASAPQTKVVPQTVMATVPVKAQTAAATVQRPGPGQTGLTMTSLPATANPASKPATSSPGSSAPSASTAAVIQNVTGQNIIKQVAITGQLGVKPQTGNSIPLTATNFHIQGKDVLRLPPSSITTDAKGQTVLRITPDMMATLAKSQVTTVKLTQDLFGTGSGTAGKGISATLHVTSNPVHATESPAKASSASAPASTPTGTTVVKVTPDLKPTEASSSAFRLMPALGVSVADQKAKNTVASSEAKPAATIRIVQGLGVMPPKAGQTITVATHAKQGSSVASGSGTVHTSAVSLPSMNAAVSKTVAVASGAASTPISIGTGASAVRQVPVSTTVVSTSQAGKLPTRITVPLSVISQPMKGKSVVTAPIIKGNLGANLSGLGRNIILTTMPAGTKLIAGNKPVSFLTAQQLQQLQQQGQATQVRIQTVPASHLQQGTASGSSKAVSTVVVTTAPSPKQAPEQQ, from the exons ATGGACACTTCAACCCGGAGGTGGTCAAGTACCGGCAGCTGTGCTTCAAGTCCCAGTACAAGCGCTACCTGACATGTCAGCAGCAGTACTTCCACAGGCTGCTCAAGCAGATCCTGGCCTCCCGGAGC GACCTACTGGAGATGGCCCGACGGAGTGGCCCAGCCCTTCCCTTCCGCCAGAAGCGCCCTTCACCGTCCCGGACCCCTGAGGAGCGGGAGTGGCGGACCCAGCAGCGTTACTTGAAGGTCTTGAGGGAAGTGAAGGAGGAGTGTGGTGACACAGACCTGTCATCTGATGAAGAGG CCACGTTGGATTtacaagaaaaattttcttttgaagatcTCAGCTCATGGCTTCCGAGCTCTCCAGCGCGTTCTCCTAGCCCTGCGGTGCCCCTGAGGGTGGTGCCCACGCTTTCAACCACGGATATGAGAACTGCAG ATAAAATAGAACTGGGGGACAGTGACCTGAAGATAATGTTAAAGAAGCACCATGAGAAGCGGAAACATCAACCA GATCATCCGGACCTTTTGACAGGGGACCTCACACTCAATGACATCATGACTCGAGTAAATGCTGGCAGAAAGGGCTCTCTAGCAG CCCTATATGACTTGGCTGTccttaaaaaaaaggttaaggaaaaagaggagaagaagaagaagaaaataaaactgatcaAATCAGAGGCAGAGGATTTGGCTGAACCCTTAAGCAGTGCTGATGGGATCCCACCTCTCTCCCAGGCCCCTTCTCCACTGGCTATACCTGCCATTAAGGAGGA gcCTCTTGAAGATCTCAAACCTTGCCTTGGAATCAATGAAATATCTTccagtttcttctctcttctattaGAGATCTTGCTGCTAGAGGGGCAAGCTAGCCTTCCCATG CTGGAGGAACGGGTTTTGGATTGGCAGTCCTCTCCAGCCAGCTCCCTCAATAGCTGGTTCTCTGCGGCCCCCAACTGGGCAGAGTTGGTGTTACCAGCTCTGCAGTATCTTGCTGGGGAAAGTCGGG CCGTACCTTCCAGTTTCTCTCCGTTTGTTGAATTCAAAGAGAAAACGCAGCAGTGGAAATTGCTGG gCCAGGCCCAAGATAATGAAAAGGAATTAGCTGCACTCTTCCAGCTATGGCTGGAAACCAAAGACCAGGCTTTCTGTAAG caagAGAATGAAGACAGCTCAGATGCCACAACACCTGTTCCTCGGGT AAGAACTGACTATGTGGTGCGGCCCAGCACGGGGGAAGAGAAACGAGTTTTTCAGGAGCAG GAGCGCTACAGATACAGCCAACCTCATAAGGCATTCACCTTCCGCATGCATGGCTTCGAGTCTGTAGTGGGGCCTGTGAAGGGTGTTTTTGACAAGGAGACCTCACTCAACAAGGCTCGGGAGCACTCCCTGCTACGCTCTGACCGGCCTGCCTATGTCACCATCCTATCTCTTG TTCGAGATGCTGCGGCCCGGCTGCCTAATGGGGAAGGTACCCGGGCAGAGATCTGTGAGCTGCTCAAGGACTCCCAGTTTCTCGCCCCAGATGTCACCAGCACCCAG GTGAACACAGTGGTGAGTGGAGCGCTGGATCGGCTGCATTATGAGAAAGACCCGTGTGTGAAATATGACATCGGGCGAAAGCTGTGGATCTACCTGCATCGAGACCGGAGTGAGGAGGAGTTCG AGCGGATTCACCAAGCACAAGCTGCTGCAGCTAAAGCGCGGAAAGCCCTTCAGCAAAAACCCAAGCCCCCGTCCAAGGTG AAATCTGGTAGCAAGGAGAGTTCACTGAAGGTCCTCAGCAGTGGTCCCTCCGAGCAGAGCCAGATGAGCCTCAGTGACTCTAGCATGCCACCCACCCCGGTCACACCTGTGACCCCCACCACtccagctctgcctgccactccaatCTCCCCTCCACCTGTGTCATCGGTGAACAAAAGTGGCCCTACTACTGTCTCAGAACCAGCCAAATCTAGCTCAGG TGTTCTTCTGGTTTCTTCACCGACAATGCCACAGCTAGGAACAATGCTTTCCCCGGCTGCCAGCCAGACTCCACCAAGTTCTCAGGCCCCTGCCCGTGTTGTGAGCCACTCTGGCCCGGCTGGACTGCCCCAGGTACGGGTGGTGGCCCAGCCGGGCCTTCCCACTGTGCCTCAGCAGTCCACAGGGCAGACACAGACGCTGCCCCAGATGCCGGCCGGACCACAGATTCGTGCTCCAGCCAGCGCTCCACAGACCAAAGTCGTGCCCCAG ACAGTTATGGCTACTGTTCCAGTCAAAGCCCAGACTGCGGCAGCCACTGTGCAGCGTCCTGGCCCCGGGCAGACGGGGCTCACGATGACCAGTCTCCCTGCCACAGCCAACCCCGCGAGCAAGCCAGCCACGAGTTCTCCCGGCAGCTCCGCTCCAAGTGCTTCCACGGCTGCTGTCATTCAGAATGTCACAGGACAGAACATCATCAAGCAG GTGGCCATCACTGGGCAGCTTGGTGTGAAGCCCCAGACGGGCAACAGCATTCCACTCACAGCCACTAACTTCCATATCCAGGGTAAGGATGTCTTGCGTCTGCCGCCCTCTTCCATCACCACAGATGCCAAAGGCCAGACGGTTCTGCGAATCACTCCGGACATGATGGCCACATTGGCCAAGTCCCAGGTCACAACAGTCAAATTGACCCAGGACCTCTTTGGGACAGGAAGCGGCACTGCAGGCAAAGGCATTTCTGCTACCTTACACGTCACTTCCAATCCGGTCCATGCCACAGAGAGCCCTGCCAAGGCCAGTTCAGCTAGTGCCCCTGCGTCCACTCCGACAGGTACCACCGTGGTTAAAGTGACTCCTGACCTCAAGCCAACAGAAGCCTCAAGTTCAGCTTTCCGCTTGATGCCAGCACTTGGTGTGAGTGTGGCAGACCAGAAGGCGAAAAACACGGTGGCTTCTTCAGAAGCAAAACCAGCTGCCACGATCCGCATCGTGCAGGGCCTGGGAGTGATGCCCCCCAAAGCAGGCCAGACCATCACAGTTGCGACCCATGCCAAGCAAGGGTCCTCAGTGGCCAGTGGGTCTGGAACTGTCCATACTTCAGCGGTGTCCTTGCCCAGTATGAATGCTGCTGTGTCCAAGACTGTGGCCGTGGCTTCTGGGGCTGCCAGCACGCCCATCAGCATCGGGACGGGAGCCTCTGCAGTGCGGCAGGTCCCTGTCAGCACCACGGTGGTTTCCACATCCCAGGCT gggAAGCTGCCCACGAGGATCACGGTTCCACTGTCTGTTATTAGCCAGCCTATGAAGGGCAAAAGTGTGGTCACGGCCCCCATCATCAAAGGCAACCTTGGAGCCAA cctcagtgggttgggccgcaaTATCATCCTCACCACCATGCCGGCGGGTACTAAGCTCATTGCTGGCAATAAGCCTGTGAGTTTCCTCACTGCACAGCAGTTGCAGCAGCTTCAGCAACAAGGTCAGGCCACACAG GTGCGCATCCAGACTGTCCCCGCATCCCATCTTCAACAGGGAACAGCTTCTGGTTCCTCCAAAGCAGTCTCCACTGTCGTCGTGACCACAGCTCCATCTCCTAAACAGGCACCTGAACAGCAGTGA
- the NFRKB gene encoding nuclear factor related to kappa-B-binding protein isoform X2 yields the protein MDSLDHMLTDPLELGPCGDGHGTRIMEDCLLGGTRVSLPEDLLEDPEIFFDVVSLSTWQEVLSDSQREHLQQFLPRFPEDSFEQQNQLILALFSGENFRFGNPLHIAQKLFRDGHFNPEVVKYRQLCFKSQYKRYLTCQQQYFHRLLKQILASRSDLLEMARRSGPALPFRQKRPSPSRTPEEREWRTQQRYLKVLREVKEECGDTDLSSDEEDLSSWLPSSPARSPSPAVPLRVVPTLSTTDMRTADKIELGDSDLKIMLKKHHEKRKHQPDHPDLLTGDLTLNDIMTRVNAGRKGSLAALYDLAVLKKKVKEKEEKKKKKIKLIKSEAEDLAEPLSSADGIPPLSQAPSPLAIPAIKEEPLEDLKPCLGINEISSSFFSLLLEILLLEGQASLPMLEERVLDWQSSPASSLNSWFSAAPNWAELVLPALQYLAGESRAVPSSFSPFVEFKEKTQQWKLLGQAQDNEKELAALFQLWLETKDQAFCKQENEDSSDATTPVPRVRTDYVVRPSTGEEKRVFQEQERYRYSQPHKAFTFRMHGFESVVGPVKGVFDKETSLNKAREHSLLRSDRPAYVTILSLVRDAAARLPNGEGTRAEICELLKDSQFLAPDVTSTQVNTVVSGALDRLHYEKDPCVKYDIGRKLWIYLHRDRSEEEFERIHQAQAAAAKARKALQQKPKPPSKVKSGSKESSLKVLSSGPSEQSQMSLSDSSMPPTPVTPVTPTTPALPATPISPPPVSSVNKSGPTTVSEPAKSSSGVLLVSSPTMPQLGTMLSPAASQTPPSSQAPARVVSHSGPAGLPQVRVVAQPGLPTVPQQSTGQTQTLPQMPAGPQIRAPASAPQTKVVPQTVMATVPVKAQTAAATVQRPGPGQTGLTMTSLPATANPASKPATSSPGSSAPSASTAAVIQNVTGQNIIKQVAITGQLGVKPQTGNSIPLTATNFHIQGKDVLRLPPSSITTDAKGQTVLRITPDMMATLAKSQVTTVKLTQDLFGTGSGTAGKGISATLHVTSNPVHATESPAKASSASAPASTPTGTTVVKVTPDLKPTEASSSAFRLMPALGVSVADQKAKNTVASSEAKPAATIRIVQGLGVMPPKAGQTITVATHAKQGSSVASGSGTVHTSAVSLPSMNAAVSKTVAVASGAASTPISIGTGASAVRQVPVSTTVVSTSQAGKLPTRITVPLSVISQPMKGKSVVTAPIIKGNLGANLSGLGRNIILTTMPAGTKLIAGNKPVSFLTAQQLQQLQQQGQATQVRIQTVPASHLQQGTASGSSKAVSTVVVTTAPSPKQAPEQQ from the exons ATGGACACTTCAACCCGGAGGTGGTCAAGTACCGGCAGCTGTGCTTCAAGTCCCAGTACAAGCGCTACCTGACATGTCAGCAGCAGTACTTCCACAGGCTGCTCAAGCAGATCCTGGCCTCCCGGAGC GACCTACTGGAGATGGCCCGACGGAGTGGCCCAGCCCTTCCCTTCCGCCAGAAGCGCCCTTCACCGTCCCGGACCCCTGAGGAGCGGGAGTGGCGGACCCAGCAGCGTTACTTGAAGGTCTTGAGGGAAGTGAAGGAGGAGTGTGGTGACACAGACCTGTCATCTGATGAAGAGG atcTCAGCTCATGGCTTCCGAGCTCTCCAGCGCGTTCTCCTAGCCCTGCGGTGCCCCTGAGGGTGGTGCCCACGCTTTCAACCACGGATATGAGAACTGCAG ATAAAATAGAACTGGGGGACAGTGACCTGAAGATAATGTTAAAGAAGCACCATGAGAAGCGGAAACATCAACCA GATCATCCGGACCTTTTGACAGGGGACCTCACACTCAATGACATCATGACTCGAGTAAATGCTGGCAGAAAGGGCTCTCTAGCAG CCCTATATGACTTGGCTGTccttaaaaaaaaggttaaggaaaaagaggagaagaagaagaagaaaataaaactgatcaAATCAGAGGCAGAGGATTTGGCTGAACCCTTAAGCAGTGCTGATGGGATCCCACCTCTCTCCCAGGCCCCTTCTCCACTGGCTATACCTGCCATTAAGGAGGA gcCTCTTGAAGATCTCAAACCTTGCCTTGGAATCAATGAAATATCTTccagtttcttctctcttctattaGAGATCTTGCTGCTAGAGGGGCAAGCTAGCCTTCCCATG CTGGAGGAACGGGTTTTGGATTGGCAGTCCTCTCCAGCCAGCTCCCTCAATAGCTGGTTCTCTGCGGCCCCCAACTGGGCAGAGTTGGTGTTACCAGCTCTGCAGTATCTTGCTGGGGAAAGTCGGG CCGTACCTTCCAGTTTCTCTCCGTTTGTTGAATTCAAAGAGAAAACGCAGCAGTGGAAATTGCTGG gCCAGGCCCAAGATAATGAAAAGGAATTAGCTGCACTCTTCCAGCTATGGCTGGAAACCAAAGACCAGGCTTTCTGTAAG caagAGAATGAAGACAGCTCAGATGCCACAACACCTGTTCCTCGGGT AAGAACTGACTATGTGGTGCGGCCCAGCACGGGGGAAGAGAAACGAGTTTTTCAGGAGCAG GAGCGCTACAGATACAGCCAACCTCATAAGGCATTCACCTTCCGCATGCATGGCTTCGAGTCTGTAGTGGGGCCTGTGAAGGGTGTTTTTGACAAGGAGACCTCACTCAACAAGGCTCGGGAGCACTCCCTGCTACGCTCTGACCGGCCTGCCTATGTCACCATCCTATCTCTTG TTCGAGATGCTGCGGCCCGGCTGCCTAATGGGGAAGGTACCCGGGCAGAGATCTGTGAGCTGCTCAAGGACTCCCAGTTTCTCGCCCCAGATGTCACCAGCACCCAG GTGAACACAGTGGTGAGTGGAGCGCTGGATCGGCTGCATTATGAGAAAGACCCGTGTGTGAAATATGACATCGGGCGAAAGCTGTGGATCTACCTGCATCGAGACCGGAGTGAGGAGGAGTTCG AGCGGATTCACCAAGCACAAGCTGCTGCAGCTAAAGCGCGGAAAGCCCTTCAGCAAAAACCCAAGCCCCCGTCCAAGGTG AAATCTGGTAGCAAGGAGAGTTCACTGAAGGTCCTCAGCAGTGGTCCCTCCGAGCAGAGCCAGATGAGCCTCAGTGACTCTAGCATGCCACCCACCCCGGTCACACCTGTGACCCCCACCACtccagctctgcctgccactccaatCTCCCCTCCACCTGTGTCATCGGTGAACAAAAGTGGCCCTACTACTGTCTCAGAACCAGCCAAATCTAGCTCAGG TGTTCTTCTGGTTTCTTCACCGACAATGCCACAGCTAGGAACAATGCTTTCCCCGGCTGCCAGCCAGACTCCACCAAGTTCTCAGGCCCCTGCCCGTGTTGTGAGCCACTCTGGCCCGGCTGGACTGCCCCAGGTACGGGTGGTGGCCCAGCCGGGCCTTCCCACTGTGCCTCAGCAGTCCACAGGGCAGACACAGACGCTGCCCCAGATGCCGGCCGGACCACAGATTCGTGCTCCAGCCAGCGCTCCACAGACCAAAGTCGTGCCCCAG ACAGTTATGGCTACTGTTCCAGTCAAAGCCCAGACTGCGGCAGCCACTGTGCAGCGTCCTGGCCCCGGGCAGACGGGGCTCACGATGACCAGTCTCCCTGCCACAGCCAACCCCGCGAGCAAGCCAGCCACGAGTTCTCCCGGCAGCTCCGCTCCAAGTGCTTCCACGGCTGCTGTCATTCAGAATGTCACAGGACAGAACATCATCAAGCAG GTGGCCATCACTGGGCAGCTTGGTGTGAAGCCCCAGACGGGCAACAGCATTCCACTCACAGCCACTAACTTCCATATCCAGGGTAAGGATGTCTTGCGTCTGCCGCCCTCTTCCATCACCACAGATGCCAAAGGCCAGACGGTTCTGCGAATCACTCCGGACATGATGGCCACATTGGCCAAGTCCCAGGTCACAACAGTCAAATTGACCCAGGACCTCTTTGGGACAGGAAGCGGCACTGCAGGCAAAGGCATTTCTGCTACCTTACACGTCACTTCCAATCCGGTCCATGCCACAGAGAGCCCTGCCAAGGCCAGTTCAGCTAGTGCCCCTGCGTCCACTCCGACAGGTACCACCGTGGTTAAAGTGACTCCTGACCTCAAGCCAACAGAAGCCTCAAGTTCAGCTTTCCGCTTGATGCCAGCACTTGGTGTGAGTGTGGCAGACCAGAAGGCGAAAAACACGGTGGCTTCTTCAGAAGCAAAACCAGCTGCCACGATCCGCATCGTGCAGGGCCTGGGAGTGATGCCCCCCAAAGCAGGCCAGACCATCACAGTTGCGACCCATGCCAAGCAAGGGTCCTCAGTGGCCAGTGGGTCTGGAACTGTCCATACTTCAGCGGTGTCCTTGCCCAGTATGAATGCTGCTGTGTCCAAGACTGTGGCCGTGGCTTCTGGGGCTGCCAGCACGCCCATCAGCATCGGGACGGGAGCCTCTGCAGTGCGGCAGGTCCCTGTCAGCACCACGGTGGTTTCCACATCCCAGGCT gggAAGCTGCCCACGAGGATCACGGTTCCACTGTCTGTTATTAGCCAGCCTATGAAGGGCAAAAGTGTGGTCACGGCCCCCATCATCAAAGGCAACCTTGGAGCCAA cctcagtgggttgggccgcaaTATCATCCTCACCACCATGCCGGCGGGTACTAAGCTCATTGCTGGCAATAAGCCTGTGAGTTTCCTCACTGCACAGCAGTTGCAGCAGCTTCAGCAACAAGGTCAGGCCACACAG GTGCGCATCCAGACTGTCCCCGCATCCCATCTTCAACAGGGAACAGCTTCTGGTTCCTCCAAAGCAGTCTCCACTGTCGTCGTGACCACAGCTCCATCTCCTAAACAGGCACCTGAACAGCAGTGA
- the NFRKB gene encoding nuclear factor related to kappa-B-binding protein isoform X3: MDSLDHMLTDPLELGPCGDGHGTRIMEDCLLGGTRVSLPEDLLEDPEIFFDVVSLSTWQEVLSDSQREHLQQFLPRFPEDSFEQQNQLILALFSGENFRFGNPLHIAQKLFRDGHFNPEVVKYRQLCFKSQYKRYLTCQQQYFHRLLKQILASRSDLLEMARRSGPALPFRQKRPSPSRTPEEREWRTQQRYLKVLREVKEECGDTDLSSDEEATLDLQEKFSFEDLSSWLPSSPARSPSPAVPLRVVPTLSTTDMRTADKIELGDSDLKIMLKKHHEKRKHQPDHPDLLTGDLTLNDIMTRVNAGRKGSLAALYDLAVLKKKVKEKEEKKKKKIKLIKSEAEDLAEPLSSADGIPPLSQAPSPLAIPAIKEEPLEDLKPCLGINEISSSFFSLLLEILLLEGQASLPMLEERVLDWQSSPASSLNSWFSAAPNWAELVLPALQYLAGESRAVPSSFSPFVEFKEKTQQWKLLGQAQDNEKELAALFQLWLETKDQAFCKQENEDSSDATTPVPRVRTDYVVRPSTGEEKRVFQEQERYRYSQPHKAFTFRMHGFESVVGPVKGVFDKETSLNKAREHSLLRSDRPAYVTILSLVRDAAARLPNGEGTRAEICELLKDSQFLAPDVTSTQVNTVVSGALDRLHYEKDPCVKYDIGRKLWIYLHRDRSEEEFERIHQAQAAAAKARKALQQKPKPPSKVKSGSKESSLKVLSSGPSEQSQMSLSDSSMPPTPVTPVTPTTPALPATPISPPPVSSVNKSGPTTVSEPAKSSSGVLLVSSPTMPQLGTMLSPAASQTPPSSQAPARVVSHSGPAGLPQVRVVAQPGLPTVPQQSTGQTQTLPQMPAGPQIRAPASAPQTKVVPQTVMATVPVKAQTAAATVQRPGPGQTGLTMTSLPATANPASKPATSSPGSSAPSASTAAVIQNVTGQNIIKQVAITGQLGVKPQTGNSIPLTATNFHIQGKDVLRLPPSSITTDAKGQTVLRITPDMMATLAKSQVTTVKLTQDLFGTGSGTAGKGISATLHVTSNPVHATESPAKASSASAPASTPTGTTVVKVTPDLKPTEASSSAFRLMPALGVSVADQKAKNTVASSEAKPAATIRIVQGLGVMPPKAGQTITVATHAKQGSSVASGSGTVHTSAVSLPSMNAAVSKTVAVASGAASTPISIGTGASAVRQVPVSTTVVSTSQAGKLPTRITVPLSVISQPMKGKSVVTAPIIKGNLGAK, from the exons ATGGACACTTCAACCCGGAGGTGGTCAAGTACCGGCAGCTGTGCTTCAAGTCCCAGTACAAGCGCTACCTGACATGTCAGCAGCAGTACTTCCACAGGCTGCTCAAGCAGATCCTGGCCTCCCGGAGC GACCTACTGGAGATGGCCCGACGGAGTGGCCCAGCCCTTCCCTTCCGCCAGAAGCGCCCTTCACCGTCCCGGACCCCTGAGGAGCGGGAGTGGCGGACCCAGCAGCGTTACTTGAAGGTCTTGAGGGAAGTGAAGGAGGAGTGTGGTGACACAGACCTGTCATCTGATGAAGAGG CCACGTTGGATTtacaagaaaaattttcttttgaagatcTCAGCTCATGGCTTCCGAGCTCTCCAGCGCGTTCTCCTAGCCCTGCGGTGCCCCTGAGGGTGGTGCCCACGCTTTCAACCACGGATATGAGAACTGCAG ATAAAATAGAACTGGGGGACAGTGACCTGAAGATAATGTTAAAGAAGCACCATGAGAAGCGGAAACATCAACCA GATCATCCGGACCTTTTGACAGGGGACCTCACACTCAATGACATCATGACTCGAGTAAATGCTGGCAGAAAGGGCTCTCTAGCAG CCCTATATGACTTGGCTGTccttaaaaaaaaggttaaggaaaaagaggagaagaagaagaagaaaataaaactgatcaAATCAGAGGCAGAGGATTTGGCTGAACCCTTAAGCAGTGCTGATGGGATCCCACCTCTCTCCCAGGCCCCTTCTCCACTGGCTATACCTGCCATTAAGGAGGA gcCTCTTGAAGATCTCAAACCTTGCCTTGGAATCAATGAAATATCTTccagtttcttctctcttctattaGAGATCTTGCTGCTAGAGGGGCAAGCTAGCCTTCCCATG CTGGAGGAACGGGTTTTGGATTGGCAGTCCTCTCCAGCCAGCTCCCTCAATAGCTGGTTCTCTGCGGCCCCCAACTGGGCAGAGTTGGTGTTACCAGCTCTGCAGTATCTTGCTGGGGAAAGTCGGG CCGTACCTTCCAGTTTCTCTCCGTTTGTTGAATTCAAAGAGAAAACGCAGCAGTGGAAATTGCTGG gCCAGGCCCAAGATAATGAAAAGGAATTAGCTGCACTCTTCCAGCTATGGCTGGAAACCAAAGACCAGGCTTTCTGTAAG caagAGAATGAAGACAGCTCAGATGCCACAACACCTGTTCCTCGGGT AAGAACTGACTATGTGGTGCGGCCCAGCACGGGGGAAGAGAAACGAGTTTTTCAGGAGCAG GAGCGCTACAGATACAGCCAACCTCATAAGGCATTCACCTTCCGCATGCATGGCTTCGAGTCTGTAGTGGGGCCTGTGAAGGGTGTTTTTGACAAGGAGACCTCACTCAACAAGGCTCGGGAGCACTCCCTGCTACGCTCTGACCGGCCTGCCTATGTCACCATCCTATCTCTTG TTCGAGATGCTGCGGCCCGGCTGCCTAATGGGGAAGGTACCCGGGCAGAGATCTGTGAGCTGCTCAAGGACTCCCAGTTTCTCGCCCCAGATGTCACCAGCACCCAG GTGAACACAGTGGTGAGTGGAGCGCTGGATCGGCTGCATTATGAGAAAGACCCGTGTGTGAAATATGACATCGGGCGAAAGCTGTGGATCTACCTGCATCGAGACCGGAGTGAGGAGGAGTTCG AGCGGATTCACCAAGCACAAGCTGCTGCAGCTAAAGCGCGGAAAGCCCTTCAGCAAAAACCCAAGCCCCCGTCCAAGGTG AAATCTGGTAGCAAGGAGAGTTCACTGAAGGTCCTCAGCAGTGGTCCCTCCGAGCAGAGCCAGATGAGCCTCAGTGACTCTAGCATGCCACCCACCCCGGTCACACCTGTGACCCCCACCACtccagctctgcctgccactccaatCTCCCCTCCACCTGTGTCATCGGTGAACAAAAGTGGCCCTACTACTGTCTCAGAACCAGCCAAATCTAGCTCAGG TGTTCTTCTGGTTTCTTCACCGACAATGCCACAGCTAGGAACAATGCTTTCCCCGGCTGCCAGCCAGACTCCACCAAGTTCTCAGGCCCCTGCCCGTGTTGTGAGCCACTCTGGCCCGGCTGGACTGCCCCAGGTACGGGTGGTGGCCCAGCCGGGCCTTCCCACTGTGCCTCAGCAGTCCACAGGGCAGACACAGACGCTGCCCCAGATGCCGGCCGGACCACAGATTCGTGCTCCAGCCAGCGCTCCACAGACCAAAGTCGTGCCCCAG ACAGTTATGGCTACTGTTCCAGTCAAAGCCCAGACTGCGGCAGCCACTGTGCAGCGTCCTGGCCCCGGGCAGACGGGGCTCACGATGACCAGTCTCCCTGCCACAGCCAACCCCGCGAGCAAGCCAGCCACGAGTTCTCCCGGCAGCTCCGCTCCAAGTGCTTCCACGGCTGCTGTCATTCAGAATGTCACAGGACAGAACATCATCAAGCAG GTGGCCATCACTGGGCAGCTTGGTGTGAAGCCCCAGACGGGCAACAGCATTCCACTCACAGCCACTAACTTCCATATCCAGGGTAAGGATGTCTTGCGTCTGCCGCCCTCTTCCATCACCACAGATGCCAAAGGCCAGACGGTTCTGCGAATCACTCCGGACATGATGGCCACATTGGCCAAGTCCCAGGTCACAACAGTCAAATTGACCCAGGACCTCTTTGGGACAGGAAGCGGCACTGCAGGCAAAGGCATTTCTGCTACCTTACACGTCACTTCCAATCCGGTCCATGCCACAGAGAGCCCTGCCAAGGCCAGTTCAGCTAGTGCCCCTGCGTCCACTCCGACAGGTACCACCGTGGTTAAAGTGACTCCTGACCTCAAGCCAACAGAAGCCTCAAGTTCAGCTTTCCGCTTGATGCCAGCACTTGGTGTGAGTGTGGCAGACCAGAAGGCGAAAAACACGGTGGCTTCTTCAGAAGCAAAACCAGCTGCCACGATCCGCATCGTGCAGGGCCTGGGAGTGATGCCCCCCAAAGCAGGCCAGACCATCACAGTTGCGACCCATGCCAAGCAAGGGTCCTCAGTGGCCAGTGGGTCTGGAACTGTCCATACTTCAGCGGTGTCCTTGCCCAGTATGAATGCTGCTGTGTCCAAGACTGTGGCCGTGGCTTCTGGGGCTGCCAGCACGCCCATCAGCATCGGGACGGGAGCCTCTGCAGTGCGGCAGGTCCCTGTCAGCACCACGGTGGTTTCCACATCCCAGGCT gggAAGCTGCCCACGAGGATCACGGTTCCACTGTCTGTTATTAGCCAGCCTATGAAGGGCAAAAGTGTGGTCACGGCCCCCATCATCAAAGGCAACCTTGGAGCCAAGTAA